GAGTTCAGAATTCGACTGGACTCAATCCAGCCAATTTCATTTTTGTTCGTTCATGGTAATACCAGTGAATATATTCTTTAATCCGACTTTTTAATTCTTCATAGCTTACTAATTCTTCCCCATAATACATTTCCTGTTTTAAAATACCAAAGAAATTCTCCATCGAAGCGTTGTCTGCACAGGTTGCTTTACGTGACATGCTTTAGAATACTTTATTTTTCTTTAATGTTCTCACCCATTGGTTGTGCTGATAATGCCAGCCTTGGTCGGAATGAATGGTGGTACGATAAATTGCGCGATTCTTTATTATCTCCATCGTTTCTTTTAAAGGGTTCATGACAAGATCTAACGTGGGACGTTTCTTGATTTCAAACGCAATGATTTCCCAATTATAAAGGTCGAGAAATCGGTTTTAAGTATAACTTCTCTTCACCTAGACATTTGAATTCTGTAATGTCGGTTACTAATATTTGAAGAGGAATAGATGTGCTAAAACGGCGGGGTAATCGGTTTTTCGCTACTTTTTCAACCTTCCCCTTATAGGAATTGTACTTGGTAACAAGCTTTATTTTAAATTCTTCACTATATTTAGACATAAAAACACCCCCAAAAGTTAGTTTCTTACTCTAACTTTTGGGGGTTGGTACTGTATCTTCGACATAAATGGGAGGCTTTTTTCTTTTGTATTATTAGCAGAGTTCTGCTGATTTGCAAATTAACTTAATGTTTTAAATAATATGATGCAGGCGTAATATCACGAAATACGGAGGATTACTAAGAAAATCACATCATAAACTTTATAAAATAAAAATTGTATACATTTTTAGTACTGTATGGAGTTATATGATGTTTTCTATTATCTATTTATTTCCCTATACTAATATAGTATTCAACACGGAGGTGCTTTAAAAATGTTAGAGTTTCATAATGTTACAAAGCGTTATGGTAATGGTAAGCCAGCTGTTAACAGTTTGAATTTAACAATTGAAAAGGGCGAATTTATATGTTTTATCGGTCCAAGTGGTTGTGGTAAAACAACAACAATGAAAATGGTAAACCGCTTAATTGACATATCAGATGGAGCCATTTTAGTTGATGGGAAAAATATAAAGGAGCAAGATCCAGTCGAATTGCGCAGGTCTATAGGGTATGTAATCCAACAAATTGGGTTGATGCCACATATGACAATTAGAGAAAATATTGTGCTTGTAGGTACATTGCTCAAATGGTCTAAAGAGAAAAAAGATAAACGAGCATGTGAGCTAATCAAGCTAGTAAATTTACCTGACACATATCTTGATAAATATCCACATGAATTGAGTGGGGGACAGCAACAGCGAATCGGTGTATTACGTGCGCTTGCTGCAAATCCGCCATTGATATTAATGGATGAGCCATTTGGTGCACTTGATCCGATTACAAGGGATGCCTTACAGGAAGAATTTAAAAAGTTGCAAAGAGAATTAAATAAAACAATTGTCTTTGTTACACATGATATGGATGAGGCATTAAAGCTTGCAGATCGGATTGTCATTATGAAGGATGGAGAAATTGTTCAAGTTGATACACCAGATGAGATTCTCAGAAATCCGGCAAATGAATTTGTAGAAGAATTCCTTGGAAAAGACCGGTTAATTCAAGGTCGTCCAGATGTCACAACGGTCGGACAAATTATGAATAGTACTCCAATTACCGTACAAATCGGTACCACTTTAAAAGCCGCTATTACGAAAATGCGAGATGAACGGGTTGATTCCCTCCTTATTACGGATTCAAATAATGTTTTAAAAGGCTTTTTAGATATTGAATCCATTAATAACAATTACAAAAAGGCAAATACAGTGGAGGAAGTAATGGTAACGGACATTTATTCTGTATCTCAAGACAGTTTGTTGCGTGATGCGATTCACAAGATACTCAGACGCGGTGCACAATATGTTCCTGTTGTGGATGAAGGTCATCGTTTGGTGGGAATTGTCACACGGGCAACACTTGCAACCCTTGTTTATGACACAATTTGGGGCGATGGAACAGAATTTGAAGAAATTGTAGCGAATGCGGAGTAGGAGGTAGAACGGATGAAGGATTTTTTTGCTACATTTGGAAATGATTTATTAATTAAAACGTGGGAACATTTATTTATTTCTGTTGCAGCCATCTTGCTTGGGGTGCTAGTTGCGATACCTTTAGGAATTTTGCTTTCAAGGGCGCCAAACTTTGCCGATCGATTTATTTCTTTTATTGGCATTCTGCAAACGATTCCAAGCCTTGCAATTTTAGCATTTTTTATTCCAATTTTAGGTGTTGGAAAACTGCCTGCCATTATTGCGCTGTTTTTCTATTCATTACTGCCGATTCTACGTAATACGTACATCGGAATCCGGGATGTAAATCCAGGAGTAGTTGAAGCTGGAAAAGGCATGGGAATGAGTGCTTTGCAATCGATTATAAAAGTAGAATTTCCAATGGCACTTCCAGTAATTATGGCTGGTGTTCGTCTATCAACGGTTTATTTGATCGGTTGGGCAACATTGGCAGCATTTATCGGTGGTGGCGGTCTTGGCGACTTTATCTTTGATGGCTTAAACCTTTATCAGCCTTCCTTAATTATTGCAGGTACAGTACCAGCGACTATTCTTGCTTTAATTGCAGATCGCTTGCTGGCCTATTTGGAAAATCGTTTGACGCCCGAGGGGCTAAGGGATTCGTATGAAACTGTTTAAGCTTGGAGGTGAACATGTTGAAAAAGATATTTCATAAAGGAAGCATGGTTTTGCTTTTACTTGTAGTGCTTGCAGGCTGTTCCTTGCCAGGTCTGGCTAGTACGACAAAAGAGACGATAAAAATAGGTGCCTTAGGTACATCTGAATCACAGATTTTAGCTGAAATATTATCGATTATGATTGAACGGGAAACAGATGCCAGTACCGAACTTGTGACACATCTTGGTTCATCAATTGTTCAACATCAAGGGATGTTGAGAGGAGACCTTGATATAACAAGTACACGTTATACGGGTACAGACCTATCTGGAGCACTTGGGATGGACCCGATTACCGATCCAAAGAAAGCACTTGACATTGTAACAAAGGAATTTCAGGACCAATTTAATGAAACATGGGCAGCGCCTTATGGCTTTGAAAACAGCTATTCTGTTGCTGTGACAACAGAATTTGCCGAGCAACATAACATCGAAACCATTTCTGATCTCGAACCTTTCGCGGATGACCTGCGTTTTGGTGTAGATAATGCCTGGGTCAATCGCAAAGGAGATGGGTATGATGGGTTTCAGGAAGCCTACTTTTCATTTGGTCATGTTTTCCCAATGAATATTGGTCTTGTGTATCAGGCGGCAGCTACTGGCCATATGGACGTTGTGCTGGCTTATTCTTCAGACGGGAGAATTAAGGAATTTGATTTAAAAGTTCTTGAGGATGATCGGCGATTCTTCCCGCCATATGATGCCTCAGCTGTTATTGATAATGAGATTTTGGAAAATTACCCAGAGATTGCAGCAATTACAGAACGTTTGCATGGACAAATTTCTACAGAAACCATGCAGGAATTAAATTATAAAGCGGATGTTCAATTAATGAGTCCACAAAAAGTTGCCATGGAGTTTCTAGAAGCGAATAACTTCTTTGAGGATATGGAGAAAGGGGAGAAGTAATATGGATACATTGGAACAGTTCGTGCAATATGTCACCCAAAATGGTGGTTATATATGGGTACAGTTTTACAGACATTTTCTAATGGCAGCGTATGGTGTTCTATTTGCCGCAATTATTTCGATTCCTTTAGGTATTCTTATTGCAAAATATGGGAAGTTGAGTAGCTGGGTACTGGCACTTGGAAGTATTATTCAAACGATTCCGGCCTTAGGGGCAATGGCTGTCATTATGATTGTCATGGGACTTGGCACCAATACGGTAATTGTTACATTAATGCTATATTCGATTCTGCCGATTGTGCAAAACACCTATGTCGGGATGAAAGACGTTGATAAAACGGTTATTGAAGCAGGCTTTGCTTCTGGGATGACTCGATTTCAACTACTACGAATGGTTGAGCTTCCCCTTGCGATTAGTGTCATTATGGCAGGGATACGGACGGCACTAGTTATTGGAATTGGAATTGCTGCAATTGGTGCATTTGTTGGTGCAGGAGGGTTAGGGTCCATCATCCTAA
This region of Oceanobacillus sp. FSL K6-2867 genomic DNA includes:
- a CDS encoding IS3 family transposase; this translates as MSRKATCADNASMENFFGILKQEMYYGEELVSYEELKSRIKEYIHWYYHERTKMKLAGLSPVEF
- a CDS encoding betaine/proline/choline family ABC transporter ATP-binding protein (Members of the family are the ATP-binding subunit of ABC transporters for substrates such as betaine, L-proline or other amino acids, choline, carnitine, etc. The substrate specificity is best determined from the substrate-binding subunit, rather than this subunit, as it interacts with the permease subunit and not with substrate directly.) yields the protein MLEFHNVTKRYGNGKPAVNSLNLTIEKGEFICFIGPSGCGKTTTMKMVNRLIDISDGAILVDGKNIKEQDPVELRRSIGYVIQQIGLMPHMTIRENIVLVGTLLKWSKEKKDKRACELIKLVNLPDTYLDKYPHELSGGQQQRIGVLRALAANPPLILMDEPFGALDPITRDALQEEFKKLQRELNKTIVFVTHDMDEALKLADRIVIMKDGEIVQVDTPDEILRNPANEFVEEFLGKDRLIQGRPDVTTVGQIMNSTPITVQIGTTLKAAITKMRDERVDSLLITDSNNVLKGFLDIESINNNYKKANTVEEVMVTDIYSVSQDSLLRDAIHKILRRGAQYVPVVDEGHRLVGIVTRATLATLVYDTIWGDGTEFEEIVANAE
- a CDS encoding ABC transporter permease, whose protein sequence is MKDFFATFGNDLLIKTWEHLFISVAAILLGVLVAIPLGILLSRAPNFADRFISFIGILQTIPSLAILAFFIPILGVGKLPAIIALFFYSLLPILRNTYIGIRDVNPGVVEAGKGMGMSALQSIIKVEFPMALPVIMAGVRLSTVYLIGWATLAAFIGGGGLGDFIFDGLNLYQPSLIIAGTVPATILALIADRLLAYLENRLTPEGLRDSYETV
- a CDS encoding osmoprotectant ABC transporter substrate-binding protein codes for the protein MLKKIFHKGSMVLLLLVVLAGCSLPGLASTTKETIKIGALGTSESQILAEILSIMIERETDASTELVTHLGSSIVQHQGMLRGDLDITSTRYTGTDLSGALGMDPITDPKKALDIVTKEFQDQFNETWAAPYGFENSYSVAVTTEFAEQHNIETISDLEPFADDLRFGVDNAWVNRKGDGYDGFQEAYFSFGHVFPMNIGLVYQAAATGHMDVVLAYSSDGRIKEFDLKVLEDDRRFFPPYDASAVIDNEILENYPEIAAITERLHGQISTETMQELNYKADVQLMSPQKVAMEFLEANNFFEDMEKGEK
- a CDS encoding ABC transporter permease, producing MDTLEQFVQYVTQNGGYIWVQFYRHFLMAAYGVLFAAIISIPLGILIAKYGKLSSWVLALGSIIQTIPALGAMAVIMIVMGLGTNTVIVTLMLYSILPIVQNTYVGMKDVDKTVIEAGFASGMTRFQLLRMVELPLAISVIMAGIRTALVIGIGIAAIGAFVGAGGLGSIILTGTNATDGTAIILAGAIPTALMAIIADLIMGWIERKLQPIKSSKSSAA